The following are encoded in a window of Pseudomonas sp. St316 genomic DNA:
- a CDS encoding YqjD family protein, whose translation MARTQAKTAQEILMEDFQTLVSDTERLLDHTATLAGDQADALRSQIHETLLRARETLKLTEDSMRERGQAAVVATEEYVQANPWQSVGIAAGVGFLIGLLATRR comes from the coding sequence ATGGCCAGAACCCAGGCAAAGACTGCTCAAGAAATCCTGATGGAAGATTTCCAGACGCTGGTCAGCGACACGGAACGGTTGCTCGATCACACCGCGACACTGGCAGGCGATCAAGCCGATGCATTGCGCAGCCAGATTCACGAAACCCTTTTGCGCGCCCGCGAAACGCTCAAGCTGACGGAAGACTCCATGCGCGAACGCGGCCAGGCTGCGGTGGTCGCCACCGAGGAATATGTACAGGCCAACCCTTGGCAATCGGTCGGCATTGCCGCAGGCGTTGGCTTCCTGATTGGTCTGCTGGCGACACGGCGCTAA
- a CDS encoding phage holin family protein — translation MGIDESGSSEAGTQPTARRLGAAFLGLLHSHVELFGMELQEQKARTVSLLLFAGLALVFGLLLLVGLSALVLILVWDTYRLAGIIGLCLFYLLAALFCGLRLKAAIYDESSPFHATLEELANDRERLLP, via the coding sequence ATGGGTATCGACGAATCCGGCTCGTCCGAAGCGGGCACACAACCTACAGCACGCCGCCTGGGCGCGGCGTTCCTTGGTTTGCTGCATAGCCACGTCGAATTGTTCGGCATGGAGTTGCAGGAACAGAAAGCACGCACCGTCAGCCTCCTGCTGTTCGCCGGCCTTGCGCTGGTGTTCGGCTTGCTGTTGTTGGTCGGGCTTTCGGCGCTGGTCCTGATCCTGGTATGGGACACCTATCGTCTGGCCGGCATTATCGGCCTGTGCCTGTTTTATCTGCTGGCCGCGCTGTTCTGCGGGCTTCGGCTCAAGGCAGCGATCTATGACGAGTCCTCTCCTTTCCATGCCACCCTTGAAGAATTGGCCAACGACCGGGAGCGCCTGCTGCCATGA